The following proteins come from a genomic window of Ochotona princeps isolate mOchPri1 chromosome 14, mOchPri1.hap1, whole genome shotgun sequence:
- the DBH gene encoding dopamine beta-hydroxylase → MREVASMYGTVVAVFLVILVAALQGSAPPESSLPYRVPLDPQGTMELSWNVSYTQETIHFELLVRGLQAGVLFGMSDRGELQNADVVVLWTDGDHAYFADAWTDAKGQVHLDAQQDYQLLWAHRTPDGLALLFRRPFSTCDPKDYLIEDGTVHLVYGILEQPLRSLEAINASSLRTGLQRVQLLKPELPEPALPPDTRTMEVRAPHVLIPDQETTYWCHMAELPRGFARHHIVMYEPIVSEGNEALVHHMEVFQCSAEFESFPHFSGPCDSKMKPERLNYCRHVLAAWALGAKAFYYPEEAGLAFGGPGSSRYLRLEVHYHNPLRMEGRRDSSGIRLYYTATLRRFDAGIMELGLVYTPVMAIPPGETDFVLTGYCTDKCTQLALPPAGIHIFASQLHTHLTGRRVVTVLARGGRERQIVNQDNHYSPHFQEIRMLKKVVTVYPGDVLITSCAYNTEDRERATVGGFGILEEMCVNYIHYYPQTQLELCKSAVDAGFLQKYFHLVNRFNSEDVCTCPQASVPQQFASVPWNSFDREVLKALYGFAPISMHCNKSTAVRFQGEWDLQPLPEIASRLPEPTPHCPAHTGHGPAGPTVVSIAGGKG, encoded by the exons ATGCGCGAGGTAGCCTCCATGTACGGCACGGTGGTGGCCGTTTTCCTGGTCATCCTGGTGGCCGCTCTGCAGGGCTCGGCACCCCCTGAAAGCTCCCTCCCCTACCGCGTTCCCCTGGACCCCCAGGGCACCATGGAGCTGTCGTGGAATGTGAGCTATACCCAGGAGACCATCCATTTTGAGCTGCTGGTGCGGGGCCTACAGGCCGGGGTCCTGTTCGGGATGTCCGACCGTGGCGAGCTGCAGAACGCGGACGTGGTGGTGCTCTGGACCGACGGTGACCACGCCTACTTCGCC GACGCCTGGACGGACGCAAAGGGGCAGGTGCACCTAGATGCCCAGCAGGACTACCAGCTGCTGTGGGCTCACCGGACCCCGGACGGCCTGGCCCTGCTCTTCAGACGGCCCTTCAGCACCTGCGACCCCAAGGACTACCTCATCGAG GACGGCACGGTACACCTGGTCTATGGCATCTTGGagcagccgttgcggtcactagaGGCCATCAACGCCTCCAGCCTGCGCACAGGGCTGCAGAGGGTACAGCTGCTGAAGCCTGAGCTCCCCGAGCCGGCCCTGCCCCCCGACACACGCACAATGGAGGTCCGCGCCCCTCATGTGCTCATCCCCGACCAGGAGACCACCTATTGGTGCCACATGGCCGAGCTGCCCCGTGGCTTCGCCCGACACCACATCGTCATG TACGAGCCGATTGTCAGCGAGGGCAACGAGGCCCTGGTGCACCACATGGAGGTGTTCCAGTGCAGCGCCGAGTTCGAGAGCTTTCCTCACTTCAGTGGACCCTGTGACTCCAAGATGAAGCCAGAACGGCTCAACTACTGCCGCCACGTGCTggctgcctgggccctgggcgCCAAG GCGTTTTACTACCCAGAGGAAGCTGGTCTCGCCTTCGGGGGCCCCGGCTCCTCTCGATACCTGCGCCTGGAGGTTCACTACCACAACCCACTGAGGATGGAAG GCCGCCGTGACTCCTCGGGGATCCGTCTGTACTACACGGCCACGCTGAGGCGCTTCGATGCGGGCATCATGGAGTTGGGCCTCGTGTACACGCCCGTGATGGCCATTCCTCCCGGGGAGACAGATTTCGTCCTCACCGGCTACTGTACAGACAAGTGCACCCAGCTG GCGCTGCCGCCCGCTGGCATCCACATCTTCGCTTCGCAGCTGCACACACACCTCACAGGGAGAAGGGTGGTCACCGTGCTGGCCCGGGGCGGCCGCGAGAGGCAGATCGTAAACCAGGACAACCACTACAGCCCCCACTTCCAG GAGATCCGCATGCTGAAGAAGGTGGTGACCGTGTACCCA GGGGACGTGCTAATCACCTCCTGCGCCTACAACACGGAAGACCGGGAGCGGGCCACCGTG GGCGGCTTCGGGATCCTGGAGGAGATGTGCGTCAACTACATACACTACTACCCGCAGACGCAGCTGGAGCTCTGTAAGAGCGCCGTGGACGCCGGCTTCCTGCAGAAGTATTTCCACCTGGTGAACAG GTTCAACAGCGAGGATGTGTGCACCTGTCCCCAGGCCTCCGTCCCGCAGCAGTTTGCCTCTGTGCCCTGGAACTCCTTTGACCGCGAAGTGCTCAAGGCGCTCTATGGCTTTGCACCCATCTCCATGCACTGCAACAAGTCCACGGCCGTCCGCTTCCAG GGAGAGTGGGATCTACAGCCCCTGCCGGAGATCGCATCGAGGCTGCCGGAGCCCACGCCACACTGCCCAGCCCACACAGGACACGGCCCCGCTGGCCCCACCGTGGTCAGCATCGCAGGAGGCAAAGGCTGA